A stretch of the Nicotiana tabacum cultivar K326 chromosome 6, ASM71507v2, whole genome shotgun sequence genome encodes the following:
- the LOC107793645 gene encoding amino acid transporter AVT6C isoform X1, translated as MDPSRTGTSADVPLLSQQNSPTRENNQWMIWRAVFNVSTTIIGAGIMSIPATLKVLGVIPAFMLIVLVAILVEITVNFMLRATYAGQSTTYAGLMKENFGKTGSLAVQICVMITTLGCLIMYLIIIGDVFSGKGEHLGILQEWFGIHWWNSRYLSILFTVLFVVLPLVLYRRVESLWFSSAVAIILAIVFVGICTVMAFIAIAKGQIVRPRMLPELNSTKSFFNLFTAIPVIVTAFAFHFNVHPIGIELGKPGAMTTAVKISLVICAAIYFSIGIFGYLLFGDSINADILVNFGMSSGSVAISPILNDVVRLSYALHLMLVFPLLNFSLRANIDELIFPKKEHLSTDTKRFMYLTLILLALSYLVAIAIPSIWYIYQFMGSTSNACLAFIFPGAIALRDVHGLSSRKDKIIAVVMIVLAAVTSIIAIAANIYDLIGNSS; from the exons ATGGATCCGTCCAGGACAGGTACCAGCGCCGATGTCCCATTGCTTTCGCAACAAAACTCTCCAACAAGGGAGAACAACCAATGGATGATTTGGAGGGCAGTGTTCAACGTGTCGACAACTATTATTGGAGCAGGAATTATGTCAATCCCAGCAACTCTGAAGGTCTTAGGTGTTATTCCTGCATTTATGCTGATTGTTCTGGTTGCTATATTAGTAGAGATAACGGTAAATTTCATGTTGAGGGCCACGTATGCTGGCCAGTCGACGACATACGCTGGATTGATGAAAGAGAATTTTGGAAAGACGGGTTCTTTGGCAGTACAAATTTGTGTAATGATCACTACTCTTGGTTGCTTGATCATGTACCTTATTATTATTG GAGATGTGTTCTCTGGAAAAGGAGAACATCTTGGTATTCTTCAAGAATGGTTTGGGATTCACTGGTGGAATTCTCGCTATCTATCGATCCTATTCACTGTCTTGTTTGTTGTGCTTCCTCTAGTCCTATACCGTCGTGTAG AATCATTATGGTTCAGTTCAGCAGTAGCGATTATCCTAGCGATTGTATTTGTCGGTATATGTACTGTCATGGCATTCATTGCAATCGCAAAAGGGCAAATAGTAAGGCCAAGAATGCTACCGGAGTTGAATAGTACTAAATCCTTCTTTAATCTTTTCACCGCCATCCCAGTAATTGTAACAGCTTTTGCATTTCACTTCAATG TTCATCCTATTGGAATTGAGCTAGGGAAACCTGGAGCTATGACCACTGCTGTCAAAATTTCACTAGTAATTTGTGCAGCCATATATTTTTCGATTGGCATTTTTGGATATCTTTTGTTTGGAGATTCAATAAATGCAGATATACTTGTAAATTTTGGAATGTCCTCTGGCAGTGTTGCAATCAGTCCTATTCTAAATGATGTGGTTCGCTTGAGCTATGCGCTTCACCTAATGCTGGTGTTTCCTCTCTTAAACTTCTCTCTGAGGGCCAATATCGACGAACTCATATTCCCTAAGAAAGAGCATTTGTCAACTGACACGAAACGATTCATGTACCTTACATTGATCTTGTTAGCCTTGTCATATTTAGTAGCCATTGCTATACCGTCAATATGGTACATTTACCAGTTTATGGGATCAACTTCAAATGCTTGCCTTGCCTTCATATTCCCAGGTGCAATTGCTCTAAG AGATGTTCATGGTTTATCTTCAAGGAAAGACAAGATAATCGCAGTGGTCATGATTGTTCTAGCTGCTGTGACGAGTATTATTGCTATTGCTGCAAACATCTACGATCTGATAGGAAATAGTTCATAA
- the LOC107793637 gene encoding protein LURP-one-related 14, which translates to MAKVAEMAYGVPAPLVSVVGDCFCVPYQIDLIVKKTIRGLTDAHIDVLLNIIGNLHFQLDGSLLKEQRSKREYDFELNRLHYDAMTCRHRWIVHGGESSDASHILYSVQRSSSLRMKTRLDVFLPSNADENVPNFQVIGSYHSQSFKVYKGETLPAEVNDNFKLGSFLCKGKESFQVRVYPGVDYAFIISLLVILNENDF; encoded by the exons ATGGCAAAAGTAGCTGAAATGGCATATGGGGTACCTGCACCCCTGGTTAGTGTAGTAGGGGACTGCTTTTGCGTACCATACCAGATAGACCTGATTGTGAAGAAGACGATAAGAGGACTCACAGACGCACATATTGATGTACTATTAAATATCATTGGTAATCTACACTTCCAACTTGATGGCAGCCTTTTAAAAGAACAAAGAAGCAAAAGGGAATATGATTTTGAGCTCAATAGATTGCATTATGAC GCAATGACATGTCGTCATAGGTGGATAGTTCATGGCGGGGAGAGTTCAGATGCAAGCCATATTCTCTATAGCGTGCAACGATCTAGTTCCCTCCGGATGAAAACTCGACTAGATGTCTTCTTGCCAAGCAATGCCGACGAAAATGTCCCTAATTTTCAAGTTATTGGATCTTATCATTCTCAGTCATTCAAAGTGTATAAAGGCGAAACTCTGCCTGCTGAG GTGAATGACAACTTCAAACTAGGAAGCTTTCTATGTAAAGGCAAGGAGAGCTTTCAAGTCAGAGTTTATCCTGGAGTGGATTATGCATTTATCATCTCACTTCTTGTTATACTTAACGAAAATGACTTCTAG
- the LOC107793660 gene encoding protein LURP-one-related 10-like, translated as MFKPEINFQVPLVPIVGDDFCFPYLVNLNVKKKILGISHINIDVLDDIGISLLQGNGKVWHLRKKKRIICDPAGLPILTLREKSLSWHNTWKVYRAGSSDRNDLLYTVKRSSPIQMKMQLDVFLASNISGEMCDFHVKGAYTNQSFKVYKGDTLIAEVKEKFKLGSFFKGKENFDLRVYPGVDYAFIVSILIIYNEIYGES; from the exons ATGTTTAAACCAGAGATAAATTTTCAAGTTCCTCTGGTTCCCATTGTTGGGGATGATTTCTGCTTCCCTTACCTTGTGAACCTAAATGTGAAGAAGAAAATTCTTGGAATTTCACATATAAATATCGATGTATTGGATGATATTGGGATTTCTCTTCTTCAAGGTAATGGAAAAGTTTGGCATctcagaaagaagaaaaggatcaTTTGTGATCCAGCTGGTTTACCCATCCTTACTCTGCGCGAAAAG TCACTTTCATGGCATAATACTTGGAAAGTTTATCGTGCCGGGAGTTCAGATAGGAATGATCTGCTCTACACTGTTAAAAGATCAAGCCCAATTCAAATGAAAATGCAACTTGATGTGTTCTTGGCTAGCAATATCAGTGGAGAGATGTGTGATTTCCATGTAAAGGGCGCTTACACCAATCAGTCTTTCAAAGTTTACAAAGGGGACACACTGATAGCTGAG GTGAAAGAGAAATTCAAACTTGGAAGCTTcttcaaaggaaaagaaaattttgaCCTAAGAGTATATCCTGGTGTTGATTATGCGTTTATTGTCTCAATATTGATAATATATAATGAAATATACGGGGAATCATAG
- the LOC107793645 gene encoding amino acid transporter AVT6C isoform X2 yields the protein MDPSRTGTSADVPLLSQQNSPTRENNQWMIWRAVFNVSTTIIGAGIMSIPATLKVLGVIPAFMLIVLVAILVEITVNFMLRATYAGQSTTYAGLMKENFGKTGSLAVQICVMITTLGCLIMYLIIIGDVFSGKGEHLGILQEWFGIHWWNSRYLSILFTVLFVVLPLVLYRRVESLWFSSAVAIILAIVFVGICTVMAFIAIAKGQIVRPRMLPELNSTKSFFNLFTAIPVIVTAFAFHFNVHPIGIELGKPGAMTTAVKISLVICAAIYFSIGIFGYLLFGDSINADILVNFGMSSGSVAISPILNDVVRLSYALHLMLVFPLLNFSLRANIDELIFPKKEHLSTDTKRFMYLTLILLALSYLVAIAIPSIWYIYQFMGSTSNACLAFIFPEMFMVYLQGKTR from the exons ATGGATCCGTCCAGGACAGGTACCAGCGCCGATGTCCCATTGCTTTCGCAACAAAACTCTCCAACAAGGGAGAACAACCAATGGATGATTTGGAGGGCAGTGTTCAACGTGTCGACAACTATTATTGGAGCAGGAATTATGTCAATCCCAGCAACTCTGAAGGTCTTAGGTGTTATTCCTGCATTTATGCTGATTGTTCTGGTTGCTATATTAGTAGAGATAACGGTAAATTTCATGTTGAGGGCCACGTATGCTGGCCAGTCGACGACATACGCTGGATTGATGAAAGAGAATTTTGGAAAGACGGGTTCTTTGGCAGTACAAATTTGTGTAATGATCACTACTCTTGGTTGCTTGATCATGTACCTTATTATTATTG GAGATGTGTTCTCTGGAAAAGGAGAACATCTTGGTATTCTTCAAGAATGGTTTGGGATTCACTGGTGGAATTCTCGCTATCTATCGATCCTATTCACTGTCTTGTTTGTTGTGCTTCCTCTAGTCCTATACCGTCGTGTAG AATCATTATGGTTCAGTTCAGCAGTAGCGATTATCCTAGCGATTGTATTTGTCGGTATATGTACTGTCATGGCATTCATTGCAATCGCAAAAGGGCAAATAGTAAGGCCAAGAATGCTACCGGAGTTGAATAGTACTAAATCCTTCTTTAATCTTTTCACCGCCATCCCAGTAATTGTAACAGCTTTTGCATTTCACTTCAATG TTCATCCTATTGGAATTGAGCTAGGGAAACCTGGAGCTATGACCACTGCTGTCAAAATTTCACTAGTAATTTGTGCAGCCATATATTTTTCGATTGGCATTTTTGGATATCTTTTGTTTGGAGATTCAATAAATGCAGATATACTTGTAAATTTTGGAATGTCCTCTGGCAGTGTTGCAATCAGTCCTATTCTAAATGATGTGGTTCGCTTGAGCTATGCGCTTCACCTAATGCTGGTGTTTCCTCTCTTAAACTTCTCTCTGAGGGCCAATATCGACGAACTCATATTCCCTAAGAAAGAGCATTTGTCAACTGACACGAAACGATTCATGTACCTTACATTGATCTTGTTAGCCTTGTCATATTTAGTAGCCATTGCTATACCGTCAATATGGTACATTTACCAGTTTATGGGATCAACTTCAAATGCTTGCCTTGCCTTCATATTCCCAG AGATGTTCATGGTTTATCTTCAAGGAAAGACAAGATAA